Sequence from the Streptomyces sp. R33 genome:
AGGCCCTCCCGGGCCACGACGACCCCGTGCAGCGGCAGCACCACGTCGTTGACCGGCCGGCGGCCCAGCTCCAGGGCGTCGTGCAGCCGCTCGCTCGCCCGGCCGTCGATCAGCCCCGCCTCGCTGGAGTCGCGCACGATCCGCGCCAGCTCGTCGTCCGTGAAGGTCGCCGAGACCTCGTCCTTCACGTCCACCCTGAGCAGCCGCAGCAGGAGGTTGGCGAAGGCGTTGATCGCGAAGATCACCGGCTTGAGCGCCCGCGTCAGGGTCACCAGCGGCGGACCGAGCAGCAGCGCCGTGCGCACCGGCTCGGAGAGGGCCACGTTTTTCGGCAGCATCTCGCCGAAGAGCATGTGCAGGTACGTCGCCAGCGCCAGCGCCACGACGAACGAGATCGCGTGGGTCAGCCCGGACGGCACCCCGAACAGGTCGAACAGCGGGGTCAGCAGGTGTGCGATGGCCGGCTCGGCCACCACGCCCAGGACCAGGGTGCACAGCGTGATCCCGAGCTGAGCCGCCGCCATCAGCGCCGACAGGTGCTCCAGCCCCCACAGCACGGCGCGGGCCCGCCGGTCCCCCTGCTCGGCGTACGGCTCGATCTGGCTGCGCCGCACCGAGATCAGCGCGAACTCCGCGCCGACGAAGAAGGCGTTGACGACCAGGGTCGCCAGGCCGATCAGCAGTTGGAGCACCGTCATCGGGCTCCCTCCCCACCCTTGTCCTGCGACGGCTCGACGGGCGCGTGCAGCAGCACCCGCGCCGCCCGCCGTCCGCTGGCGTCCACCACGTCGATCCGCCAGCCGTCCAGCTCCATGCTGTCGCCGACGGCCGGGATCCGGCCCAGTTCGGTCGCTATCAGCCCGGCCAGCGTCTCGTACGGGCCGTCCGGCACGCGCAGTCCGATCCGCTCCAGCTGGTCGGTGCGCGCGGCGCCGTCGGCGGAGTAGAGGCGGCGCCCGGAGGTGTCCGTACCGGCCGGGGCCAGATCCGGGGTCTCGTGCGGGTCGTGCTCGTCGCGCACCTCGCCGACGACCTCCTCGACGATGTCCTCCAGGGTGACGACGCCGGCCGTGCCGCCGTACTCGTCGATCACCACGGCCATCGTCTGGCGGCCGGACAGCAGGTCCAGCAGCCGGTCCACGGTCAGCGACTCCGGCACCAGCAGCGGTTGGCGCAGCAGCTGGGAGACGGGCCGGCGGCGCCGTTCCTCGGCGTGCAGCGCGAGCACGTCCTTGATGTGGACCGTGCCGACGACGGTGTCGAGGCTGCCCCGGTAGACCGGGAAGCGCGACAGGCCGGTCGCCAGCGTCGCGTTCGCCACGTCCTCGGCGGTGGTCTGCACGTCGAGGGCGGTGACCTGGACGCGCGGGGTCATCACGTTCTCCGCGGTCAGGTCGGCCAGGTTCAGGGTCCGTACGAACAGCTCGGCGGTGTCCTTCTCCAGCGCGCCCGCCTTGGCGGAGTGCCGGGCCAGCGCCACCAGCTCCTGCGGGGTGCGCGCGGAGGCCAGCTCCTCGGCCGGCTCCATGCCGAACCGGCGGACCATGTGGTTCGCCGTGCTGTTCAGATGGCTGATGAACGGCCGGAAGGCGCGGCTGAAGACCCGCTGCATGGTGGCCACCCGCTTGGCGATGGCAAGCGGGGACGAGATCGCCCAGTTCTTGGGCACCAGCTCGCCGACGACCATCAGGACGACGGTCGACAGCACCGTGCCGAGGATCAGGGCGGTGGAGGAGGCGGCGCCGGCCGA
This genomic interval carries:
- a CDS encoding hemolysin family protein is translated as MTEVLLLLVALLLCLACGAFVAAEFSLTTVERSELDQAVERGERGAESARAAVRSLTFQLSGAQLGITVTGLVIGMISKPSIAALLQGPFEAMGLSAGAASSTALILGTVLSTVVLMVVGELVPKNWAISSPLAIAKRVATMQRVFSRAFRPFISHLNSTANHMVRRFGMEPAEELASARTPQELVALARHSAKAGALEKDTAELFVRTLNLADLTAENVMTPRVQVTALDVQTTAEDVANATLATGLSRFPVYRGSLDTVVGTVHIKDVLALHAEERRRRPVSQLLRQPLLVPESLTVDRLLDLLSGRQTMAVVIDEYGGTAGVVTLEDIVEEVVGEVRDEHDPHETPDLAPAGTDTSGRRLYSADGAARTDQLERIGLRVPDGPYETLAGLIATELGRIPAVGDSMELDGWRIDVVDASGRRAARVLLHAPVEPSQDKGGEGAR
- a CDS encoding hemolysin family protein, producing the protein MTVLQLLIGLATLVVNAFFVGAEFALISVRRSQIEPYAEQGDRRARAVLWGLEHLSALMAAAQLGITLCTLVLGVVAEPAIAHLLTPLFDLFGVPSGLTHAISFVVALALATYLHMLFGEMLPKNVALSEPVRTALLLGPPLVTLTRALKPVIFAINAFANLLLRLLRVDVKDEVSATFTDDELARIVRDSSEAGLIDGRASERLHDALELGRRPVNDVVLPLHGVVVAREGLTPAGLERLSAESGYSRFPVIDAQARILGYLHVKDALDADGPERDEAFPVSALRPIAQVRAETPLDDVLTAMRRSRTHLAAVLGADGAMTGLVTMEDVLRELFGRPASA